ATACGGGCGCCGAGTCCGATCCCGAATAGATAAGCTACGATATTCCAAAGGGAAAAATGCCGGCCGAGCAATAGCGCGCCCGCTGTCGTCCTTCGGAAATCGTCAAGCCAGGGGGTGTGGTGGAGCCGCGAGAGTTCGACGACGACGGCGATGGCGCTCGCAATCAGGGCGATTCTCGTAATGGCGCCGCTTTTCGGGAACAATGCGACGAGGAAATAGACCATCGTCCCCCACAGCAGCGATCCGCCATATTTCCAGGCGAAAAAGGGCGCGCCGAGATCGAGCGACCAGCGGCGCAACGCAAGGCCCGAAGCGATGATGATCAGGCAGGCGGCGGCGCGGCGCCGGAAGCGCGCGCTCACCTTTTCGATTTCCGCCCGCCGCGCGGCCCCGGTTTGAACGATTTCGGGTTTCTCGGCGGCGTGCGCCGCTCGCCGCCGCCCACGACCTCGAAGCGCAGCGCGCCGGCGATGGGGGCGGCCTCGACGAGGCGTACTTCTATTATGTCGGCGAGACGGTAGCTCATGCCGGAGCGCGAGGTGAGCGAATGGCTCGCCTCGTCATAGGAGTAATATTCGCGCCCCAGCGTCGCGGCGGGCACGAAGCCGTCGGCGCCCGTTTCGATCAGCTTGACGAAGAGCCCGGATCGCGTGACGCCCGAAATGCGCGCGCCGAAACGCGCGCCGATCTGGTCCGCGAGATGATGCGCGATGAGGCGATCCACCGTCTCGCGCTCGGCCGCCATGGCGCGGCGTTCGGCGGCGGAGATGCGGGCGGCGATTTCCGCGAGTTCGCCGACCGGCATTTCCGGCATCGCGCCTTCGCCGAGCTTCAGGGCGCGAATGAGCGCGCGATGCACGATGAGATCGGCGTAGCGTCGGATGGGCGACGTGAAATGCGCATAGCGGCGCAGATTCAGGCCGAAATGGCCGTAATTCTCATGCGTGTATTCGGCCTGGGCCTGCGTGCGCAGAATGATCTCGTTGACGATGTTCTCATGCTCCATGCCCTTCACGCGTTCCAGGATTGCGTTGAAATTGGCGGGCTTGAGCACCTGTCCCTTGGCGAGCTTGACGCCGATCGTGCCGAGGAATTCGGAGAGCGCCGTCACCTTTTCTTTCGACGGTTCGTCATGCGCGCGATAGATGAGCTGCTGGCGATGCTCCTCCAATGTCTCGGCTGCGGCGACATTGGCGAGGATCATGAACTCTTCGATGAGGCGATGCGCTTCGAGACGCGGCGGAATGACGACGCGATCGAAAGCGCCGTCGGTTTTGAGGAGAATTTTCCGCTCCGGCAGATCGAGGTCGAGCGGCGCGCGCA
The nucleotide sequence above comes from Methylocystis parvus OBBP. Encoded proteins:
- a CDS encoding DUF2809 domain-containing protein → MSARFRRRAAACLIIIASGLALRRWSLDLGAPFFAWKYGGSLLWGTMVYFLVALFPKSGAITRIALIASAIAVVVELSRLHHTPWLDDFRRTTAGALLLGRHFSLWNIVAYLFGIGLGARIDALLCAETAKPAAQP